In one window of Cuculus canorus isolate bCucCan1 chromosome 37, bCucCan1.pri, whole genome shotgun sequence DNA:
- the LOC104057828 gene encoding RAC-beta serine/threonine-protein kinase: MNEVAVVKEGWLHKRGEYIKTWRPRYFLLKSDGSFIGYKERPESSDQSSPPLNNFSVAECQLMKTERPRPNTFVIRCLQWTTVIERTFHVDSPEEREEWMRAIQTVANSLKNQEPPGDAMDYKCGSPTDGAGAEEMEVAVGKTRAKATMNDFDYLKLLGKGTFGKVILVREKATGRYYAMKILRKEVIIAKDEVAHTVTESRVLQNTRHPFLTALKYAFQTNDRLCFVMEYANGGELFFHLSRERVFTEDRARFYGAEIVSALEYLHSRDVVYRDIKLENLMLDKDGHIKITDFGLCKEGITDGATMKTFCGTPEYLAPEVLEDNDYGRAVDWWGLGVVMYEMMCGRLPFYNQDHERLFELILMEDIRFPRTLSPEAKSLLAGLLKKDPKQRLGGGPSDAKEVMEHRFFAPINWQEVVQKKLIPPFKPQVTSEIDTRYFDDEFTAQSITITPPDRYDNMGSLDNDQRTHFPQFSYSASIRE, translated from the exons ATGAACGAAGTGGCGGTGGTCAAGGAAGGTTGGCTGCACAAAAGAG GGGAATACATCAAAACGTGGCGGCCCCGTTATTTCCTGCTGAAGAGCGATGGTTCCTTCATCGGCTACAAAGAGCGGCCGGAGAGCAGCGATCAAAGCTCGCCGCCACTGAATAACTTCTCCGTGGCAG AGTGTCAACTGATGAAGACGGAGCGGCCTCGGCCCAACACCTTTGTCATCCGCTGCTTGCAGTGGACGACGGTCATCGAGAGGACCTTCCACGTCGACTCTCCGGAAGAGCG GGAGGAGTGGATGAGAGCCATCCAGACGGTAGCCAACAGCCTGAAGAACCAGGAACCGCCAGGAGACGCCATGGATTACAAGTGCGGATCTCCTACCGACGGCGCCGGCGCTGAGGAGATGGAAGTGGCCGTCGGCAAAACCCGCGCCAAGGCT ACCATGAACGACTTCGATTACCTGAAGCTCCTGGGAAAAGGCACCTTCGGCAAAGTCATCCTGGTGCGGGAAAAGGCCACTGGCCGCTATTACGCCATGAAAATCCTACGGAAAGAGGTCATCATCGCCAAA gaCGAGGTGGCGCACACCGTTACGGAGAGCCGGGTGCTGCAGAACACCCGGCACCCCTTCCTCACC gCACTGAAATACGCCTTTCAGACCAACGATCGCCTCTGCTTCGTCATGGAATACGCCAACGGCGGAGAG ctttttttccacctctcgAGAGAACGCGTCTTCACGGAGGACCGAGCCCGTTTCTACGGAGCGGAAATCGTCTCGGCGCTGGAATACCTGCATTCCCGGGATGTGGTGTACAGGGATATTAAG CTGGAAAACCTCATGTTGGACAAAGACGGTCACATCAAAATCACCGACTTCGGACTCTGCAAGGAAGGCATCACCGACGGAGCCACCATGAAGACCTTCTGCGGTACTCCGGAATATTTAGCTCCGGAG GTCTTGGAAGACAACGACTACGGCCGCGCCGTGGACTGGTGGGGCCTTGGGGTCGTCATGTACGAGATGATGTGCGGCCGTTTGCCTTTCTACAACCAAGACCACGAGCGCCTCTTTGAGCTGATCCTCATGGAGGACATCCGCTTCCCTCGTACCCTCAGTCCCGAAGCCAAATCCCTACTGGCCGGGCTACTCAAGAAGGATCCCAAACAGAG GCTCGGCGGAGGTCCCAGCGACGCTAAGGAGGTGATGGAGCATCGCTTCTTCGCCCCCATCAACTGGCAGGAGGTGGTCCAGAAGAAG CTCATCCCACCTTTCAAGCCTCAAGTGACGTCCGAGATCGACACGCGGTACTTCGACGATGAGTTCACCGCTCAGTCCATCACCATCACTCCTCCGGATCGCT aCGACAACATGGGCTCCTTGGATAACGACCAGCGGACGCACTTCCCCCAGTTCTCCTACTCGGCCAGCATACGGGAGTAA